One segment of Rosa chinensis cultivar Old Blush chromosome 6, RchiOBHm-V2, whole genome shotgun sequence DNA contains the following:
- the LOC112174184 gene encoding B3 domain-containing protein Os01g0723500 isoform X8, translated as MVRPKNGIKEKRPSFFKVIIPGYSTQHLRIPPPFLEFIRNDLSDEATLNSNTCSERSWNVRVRKTKGGVYFKDGWQGFLKDNSVEDGDFLVFEYEGNMHFSVQIFDNSCCERDSFPDIETHTKSTFAECKKRHPGRQRKSDIGCSKRPLALNSRKDNSVADNIAKKRLPGRPRKSHIRRYKRPCPSNSGEDNSVPDDIVEESAKSFKSNYPHVKKAIKETFCVYSFPTSFYREHLSGGNYEVVFLKIAGGKRWYQVKLVRSLRTAYLSKGWSEFACANQIKVGNICVFEVVEENKLVVHVVQQ; from the exons ATGGTGAGACCCAAGAATGGTATCAAAGAAAAGCGGCCTTCATTTTTCAAGGTTATTATTCCAGGCTATTCCACTCAACATTTG AGGATCCCACCACCATTCTTGGAGTTTATAAGGAATGACCTATCTGATGAAGCAACCTTGAACTCGAACACTTGTTCAGAGAGGTCTTGGAATGTTAGAGTACGTAAAACAAAAGGAGGTGTGTATTTCAAGGATGGGTGGCAGGGGTTCTTAAAAGATAACTCTGTGGAAGATGGTGACTTTTTGGTATTCGAGTATGAAGGAAACATGCATTTCAGCGTACAGATTTTTGACAACAGTTGTTGTGAGAGAGACTCTTTTCCTGACATTGAAACACACACAAAATCCACCTTTGCTGAGTGTAAGAAAAGGCATCCTGGTAGACAGAGGAAATCAGATATCGGTTGTTCTAAGCGTCCCCTCGCATTGAACTCTAGAAAAGACAATTCAG TTGCAGATAACATAGCTAAGAAAAGGCTTCCTGGTAGACCAAGAAAATCCCATATCCGTCGTTATAAGCGCCCCTGCCCATCAAACTCTGGCGAAGACAATTCAG TACCAGATGACATAGTTGAGGAATCTGCAAAATCTTTCAAGTCCAACTATCCTCATGTCAAAAAAGCCATTAAAGAGACTTTTTGTGTG TACTCATTCCCCACATCCTTCTATAGGGAGCATCTCTCTGGGGGCAACTATGAAGTTGTTTTCCTGAAAATTGCAGGGGGGAAAAGATGGTACCAAGTGAAGCTTGTACGATCCCTAAGAACGGCATACTTGTCCAAAGGGTGGTCTGAGTTTGCATGTGCTAACCAAATCAAGGTCGGAAATATTTGCGTATTTGAAGTTGTGGAAGAAAACAAATTGGTGGTTCACGTAGTCCAGCAGTAA
- the LOC112174184 gene encoding B3 domain-containing protein Os01g0723500 isoform X5 has translation MVSKKSGLHFSRLLFQAIPLNICLLFVVLLKRIPPPFLEFIRNDLSDEATLNSNTCSERSWNVRVRKTKGGVYFKDGWQGFLKDNSVEDGDFLVFEYEGNMHFSVQIFDNSCCERDSFPDIETHTKSTFAECKKRHPGRQRKSDIGCSKRPLALNSRKDNSVADNIAKKRLPGRPRKSHIRRYKRPCPSNSGEDNSVPDDIVEESAKSFKSNYPHVKKAIKETFCVYSFPTSFYREHLSGGNYEVVFLKIAGGKRWYQVKLVRSLRTAYLSKGWSEFACANQIKVGNICVFEVVEENKLVVHVVQQ, from the exons ATGGTATCAAAGAAAAGCGGCCTTCATTTTTCAAGGTTATTATTCCAGGCTATTCCACTCAACATTTG CCTCCTTTTTGTTGTCTTATTGAAGAGGATCCCACCACCATTCTTGGAGTTTATAAGGAATGACCTATCTGATGAAGCAACCTTGAACTCGAACACTTGTTCAGAGAGGTCTTGGAATGTTAGAGTACGTAAAACAAAAGGAGGTGTGTATTTCAAGGATGGGTGGCAGGGGTTCTTAAAAGATAACTCTGTGGAAGATGGTGACTTTTTGGTATTCGAGTATGAAGGAAACATGCATTTCAGCGTACAGATTTTTGACAACAGTTGTTGTGAGAGAGACTCTTTTCCTGACATTGAAACACACACAAAATCCACCTTTGCTGAGTGTAAGAAAAGGCATCCTGGTAGACAGAGGAAATCAGATATCGGTTGTTCTAAGCGTCCCCTCGCATTGAACTCTAGAAAAGACAATTCAG TTGCAGATAACATAGCTAAGAAAAGGCTTCCTGGTAGACCAAGAAAATCCCATATCCGTCGTTATAAGCGCCCCTGCCCATCAAACTCTGGCGAAGACAATTCAG TACCAGATGACATAGTTGAGGAATCTGCAAAATCTTTCAAGTCCAACTATCCTCATGTCAAAAAAGCCATTAAAGAGACTTTTTGTGTG TACTCATTCCCCACATCCTTCTATAGGGAGCATCTCTCTGGGGGCAACTATGAAGTTGTTTTCCTGAAAATTGCAGGGGGGAAAAGATGGTACCAAGTGAAGCTTGTACGATCCCTAAGAACGGCATACTTGTCCAAAGGGTGGTCTGAGTTTGCATGTGCTAACCAAATCAAGGTCGGAAATATTTGCGTATTTGAAGTTGTGGAAGAAAACAAATTGGTGGTTCACGTAGTCCAGCAGTAA
- the LOC112174184 gene encoding B3 domain-containing protein Os01g0723500 isoform X1, translating to MVSKKSGLHFSRLLFQAIPLNICLLFVVLLKRIPPPFLEFIRNDLSDEATLNSNTCSERSWNVRVRKTKGGVYFKDGWQGFLKDNSVEDGDFLVFEYEGNMHFSVQIFDNSCCERDSFPDIETHTKSTFAECKKRHPGRQRKSDIGCSKRPLALNSRKDNSDNIAKKRLPGRPRKSHIRRYKRPCPSNSGEDNSDDIVEESAKSFKSNYPHVKKAIKETFCVYSFPTSFYREHLSGGNYEVVFLKIAGGKRWYQVKLVRSLRTAYLSKGWSEFACANQIKVGNICVFEVVEENKLVVHVVQQ from the exons ATGGTATCAAAGAAAAGCGGCCTTCATTTTTCAAGGTTATTATTCCAGGCTATTCCACTCAACATTTG CCTCCTTTTTGTTGTCTTATTGAAGAGGATCCCACCACCATTCTTGGAGTTTATAAGGAATGACCTATCTGATGAAGCAACCTTGAACTCGAACACTTGTTCAGAGAGGTCTTGGAATGTTAGAGTACGTAAAACAAAAGGAGGTGTGTATTTCAAGGATGGGTGGCAGGGGTTCTTAAAAGATAACTCTGTGGAAGATGGTGACTTTTTGGTATTCGAGTATGAAGGAAACATGCATTTCAGCGTACAGATTTTTGACAACAGTTGTTGTGAGAGAGACTCTTTTCCTGACATTGAAACACACACAAAATCCACCTTTGCTGAGTGTAAGAAAAGGCATCCTGGTAGACAGAGGAAATCAGATATCGGTTGTTCTAAGCGTCCCCTCGCATTGAACTCTAGAAAAGACAATTCAG ATAACATAGCTAAGAAAAGGCTTCCTGGTAGACCAAGAAAATCCCATATCCGTCGTTATAAGCGCCCCTGCCCATCAAACTCTGGCGAAGACAATTCAG ATGACATAGTTGAGGAATCTGCAAAATCTTTCAAGTCCAACTATCCTCATGTCAAAAAAGCCATTAAAGAGACTTTTTGTGTG TACTCATTCCCCACATCCTTCTATAGGGAGCATCTCTCTGGGGGCAACTATGAAGTTGTTTTCCTGAAAATTGCAGGGGGGAAAAGATGGTACCAAGTGAAGCTTGTACGATCCCTAAGAACGGCATACTTGTCCAAAGGGTGGTCTGAGTTTGCATGTGCTAACCAAATCAAGGTCGGAAATATTTGCGTATTTGAAGTTGTGGAAGAAAACAAATTGGTGGTTCACGTAGTCCAGCAGTAA
- the LOC112174184 gene encoding B3 domain-containing protein Os01g0723500 isoform X6, translated as MVSKKSGLHFSRLLFQAIPLNICLLFVVLLKRIPPPFLEFIRNDLSDEATLNSNTCSERSWNVRVRKTKGGVYFKDGWQGFLKDNSVEDGDFLVFEYEGNMHFSVQIFDNSCCERDSFPDIETHTKSTFAECKKRHPGRQRKSDIGCSKRPLALNSRKDNSDNIAKKRLPGRPRKSHIRRYKRPCPSNSGEDNSVPDDIVEESAKSFKSNYPHVKKAIKETFCVYSFPTSFYREHLSGGNYEVVFLKIAGGKRWYQVKLVRSLRTAYLSKGWSEFACANQIKVGNICVFEVVEENKLVVHVVQQ; from the exons ATGGTATCAAAGAAAAGCGGCCTTCATTTTTCAAGGTTATTATTCCAGGCTATTCCACTCAACATTTG CCTCCTTTTTGTTGTCTTATTGAAGAGGATCCCACCACCATTCTTGGAGTTTATAAGGAATGACCTATCTGATGAAGCAACCTTGAACTCGAACACTTGTTCAGAGAGGTCTTGGAATGTTAGAGTACGTAAAACAAAAGGAGGTGTGTATTTCAAGGATGGGTGGCAGGGGTTCTTAAAAGATAACTCTGTGGAAGATGGTGACTTTTTGGTATTCGAGTATGAAGGAAACATGCATTTCAGCGTACAGATTTTTGACAACAGTTGTTGTGAGAGAGACTCTTTTCCTGACATTGAAACACACACAAAATCCACCTTTGCTGAGTGTAAGAAAAGGCATCCTGGTAGACAGAGGAAATCAGATATCGGTTGTTCTAAGCGTCCCCTCGCATTGAACTCTAGAAAAGACAATTCAG ATAACATAGCTAAGAAAAGGCTTCCTGGTAGACCAAGAAAATCCCATATCCGTCGTTATAAGCGCCCCTGCCCATCAAACTCTGGCGAAGACAATTCAG TACCAGATGACATAGTTGAGGAATCTGCAAAATCTTTCAAGTCCAACTATCCTCATGTCAAAAAAGCCATTAAAGAGACTTTTTGTGTG TACTCATTCCCCACATCCTTCTATAGGGAGCATCTCTCTGGGGGCAACTATGAAGTTGTTTTCCTGAAAATTGCAGGGGGGAAAAGATGGTACCAAGTGAAGCTTGTACGATCCCTAAGAACGGCATACTTGTCCAAAGGGTGGTCTGAGTTTGCATGTGCTAACCAAATCAAGGTCGGAAATATTTGCGTATTTGAAGTTGTGGAAGAAAACAAATTGGTGGTTCACGTAGTCCAGCAGTAA
- the LOC112174184 gene encoding putative B3 domain-containing protein Os03g0621600 isoform X4, whose protein sequence is MVSKKSGLHFSRLLFQAIPLNICLLFVVLLKRIPPPFLEFIRNDLSDEATLNSNTCSERSWNVRVRKTKGGVYFKDGWQGFLKDNSVEDGDFLVFEYEGNMHFSVQIFDNSCCERDSFPDIETHTKSTFAECKKRHPGRQRKSDIGCSKRPLALNSRKDNSVADNIAKKRLPGRPRKSHIRRYKRPCPSNSGEDNSDDIVEESAKSFKSNYPHVKKAIKETFCVGGKDGTK, encoded by the exons ATGGTATCAAAGAAAAGCGGCCTTCATTTTTCAAGGTTATTATTCCAGGCTATTCCACTCAACATTTG CCTCCTTTTTGTTGTCTTATTGAAGAGGATCCCACCACCATTCTTGGAGTTTATAAGGAATGACCTATCTGATGAAGCAACCTTGAACTCGAACACTTGTTCAGAGAGGTCTTGGAATGTTAGAGTACGTAAAACAAAAGGAGGTGTGTATTTCAAGGATGGGTGGCAGGGGTTCTTAAAAGATAACTCTGTGGAAGATGGTGACTTTTTGGTATTCGAGTATGAAGGAAACATGCATTTCAGCGTACAGATTTTTGACAACAGTTGTTGTGAGAGAGACTCTTTTCCTGACATTGAAACACACACAAAATCCACCTTTGCTGAGTGTAAGAAAAGGCATCCTGGTAGACAGAGGAAATCAGATATCGGTTGTTCTAAGCGTCCCCTCGCATTGAACTCTAGAAAAGACAATTCAG TTGCAGATAACATAGCTAAGAAAAGGCTTCCTGGTAGACCAAGAAAATCCCATATCCGTCGTTATAAGCGCCCCTGCCCATCAAACTCTGGCGAAGACAATTCAG ATGACATAGTTGAGGAATCTGCAAAATCTTTCAAGTCCAACTATCCTCATGTCAAAAAAGCCATTAAAGAGACTTTTTGTGTG GGGGGAAAAGATGGTACCAAGTGA
- the LOC112174184 gene encoding putative B3 domain-containing protein Os03g0621600 isoform X3 produces MVSKKSGLHFSRLLFQAIPLNICLLFVVLLKRIPPPFLEFIRNDLSDEATLNSNTCSERSWNVRVRKTKGGVYFKDGWQGFLKDNSVEDGDFLVFEYEGNMHFSVQIFDNSCCERDSFPDIETHTKSTFAECKKRHPGRQRKSDIGCSKRPLALNSRKDNSVADNIAKKRLPGRPRKSHIRRYKRPCPSNSGEDNSVPDDIVEESAKSFKSNYPHVKKAIKETFCVGGKDGTK; encoded by the exons ATGGTATCAAAGAAAAGCGGCCTTCATTTTTCAAGGTTATTATTCCAGGCTATTCCACTCAACATTTG CCTCCTTTTTGTTGTCTTATTGAAGAGGATCCCACCACCATTCTTGGAGTTTATAAGGAATGACCTATCTGATGAAGCAACCTTGAACTCGAACACTTGTTCAGAGAGGTCTTGGAATGTTAGAGTACGTAAAACAAAAGGAGGTGTGTATTTCAAGGATGGGTGGCAGGGGTTCTTAAAAGATAACTCTGTGGAAGATGGTGACTTTTTGGTATTCGAGTATGAAGGAAACATGCATTTCAGCGTACAGATTTTTGACAACAGTTGTTGTGAGAGAGACTCTTTTCCTGACATTGAAACACACACAAAATCCACCTTTGCTGAGTGTAAGAAAAGGCATCCTGGTAGACAGAGGAAATCAGATATCGGTTGTTCTAAGCGTCCCCTCGCATTGAACTCTAGAAAAGACAATTCAG TTGCAGATAACATAGCTAAGAAAAGGCTTCCTGGTAGACCAAGAAAATCCCATATCCGTCGTTATAAGCGCCCCTGCCCATCAAACTCTGGCGAAGACAATTCAG TACCAGATGACATAGTTGAGGAATCTGCAAAATCTTTCAAGTCCAACTATCCTCATGTCAAAAAAGCCATTAAAGAGACTTTTTGTGTG GGGGGAAAAGATGGTACCAAGTGA
- the LOC112174184 gene encoding putative B3 domain-containing protein Os03g0621600 isoform X2 gives MVSKKSGLHFSRLLFQAIPLNICLLFVVLLKRIPPPFLEFIRNDLSDEATLNSNTCSERSWNVRVRKTKGGVYFKDGWQGFLKDNSVEDGDFLVFEYEGNMHFSVQIFDNSCCERDSFPDIETHTKSTFAECKKRHPGRQRKSDIGCSKRPLALNSRKDNSVADNIAKKRLPGRPRKSHIRRYKRPCPSNSGEDNSVPDDIVEESAKSFKSNYPHVKKAIKETFCVGASLWGQL, from the exons ATGGTATCAAAGAAAAGCGGCCTTCATTTTTCAAGGTTATTATTCCAGGCTATTCCACTCAACATTTG CCTCCTTTTTGTTGTCTTATTGAAGAGGATCCCACCACCATTCTTGGAGTTTATAAGGAATGACCTATCTGATGAAGCAACCTTGAACTCGAACACTTGTTCAGAGAGGTCTTGGAATGTTAGAGTACGTAAAACAAAAGGAGGTGTGTATTTCAAGGATGGGTGGCAGGGGTTCTTAAAAGATAACTCTGTGGAAGATGGTGACTTTTTGGTATTCGAGTATGAAGGAAACATGCATTTCAGCGTACAGATTTTTGACAACAGTTGTTGTGAGAGAGACTCTTTTCCTGACATTGAAACACACACAAAATCCACCTTTGCTGAGTGTAAGAAAAGGCATCCTGGTAGACAGAGGAAATCAGATATCGGTTGTTCTAAGCGTCCCCTCGCATTGAACTCTAGAAAAGACAATTCAG TTGCAGATAACATAGCTAAGAAAAGGCTTCCTGGTAGACCAAGAAAATCCCATATCCGTCGTTATAAGCGCCCCTGCCCATCAAACTCTGGCGAAGACAATTCAG TACCAGATGACATAGTTGAGGAATCTGCAAAATCTTTCAAGTCCAACTATCCTCATGTCAAAAAAGCCATTAAAGAGACTTTTTGTGTG GGAGCATCTCTCTGGGGGCAACTATGA
- the LOC112174184 gene encoding B3 domain-containing protein Os01g0723500 isoform X7 has product MVSKKSGLHFSRLLFQAIPLNICLLFVVLLKRIPPPFLEFIRNDLSDEATLNSNTCSERSWNVRVRKTKGGVYFKDGWQGFLKDNSVEDGDFLVFEYEGNMHFSVQIFDNSCCERDSFPDIETHTKSTFAECKKRHPGRQRKSDIGCSKRPLALNSRKDNSVADNIAKKRLPGRPRKSHIRRYKRPCPSNSGEDNSDDIVEESAKSFKSNYPHVKKAIKETFCVYSFPTSFYREHLSGGNYEVVFLKIAGGKRWYQVKLVRSLRTAYLSKGWSEFACANQIKVGNICVFEVVEENKLVVHVVQQ; this is encoded by the exons ATGGTATCAAAGAAAAGCGGCCTTCATTTTTCAAGGTTATTATTCCAGGCTATTCCACTCAACATTTG CCTCCTTTTTGTTGTCTTATTGAAGAGGATCCCACCACCATTCTTGGAGTTTATAAGGAATGACCTATCTGATGAAGCAACCTTGAACTCGAACACTTGTTCAGAGAGGTCTTGGAATGTTAGAGTACGTAAAACAAAAGGAGGTGTGTATTTCAAGGATGGGTGGCAGGGGTTCTTAAAAGATAACTCTGTGGAAGATGGTGACTTTTTGGTATTCGAGTATGAAGGAAACATGCATTTCAGCGTACAGATTTTTGACAACAGTTGTTGTGAGAGAGACTCTTTTCCTGACATTGAAACACACACAAAATCCACCTTTGCTGAGTGTAAGAAAAGGCATCCTGGTAGACAGAGGAAATCAGATATCGGTTGTTCTAAGCGTCCCCTCGCATTGAACTCTAGAAAAGACAATTCAG TTGCAGATAACATAGCTAAGAAAAGGCTTCCTGGTAGACCAAGAAAATCCCATATCCGTCGTTATAAGCGCCCCTGCCCATCAAACTCTGGCGAAGACAATTCAG ATGACATAGTTGAGGAATCTGCAAAATCTTTCAAGTCCAACTATCCTCATGTCAAAAAAGCCATTAAAGAGACTTTTTGTGTG TACTCATTCCCCACATCCTTCTATAGGGAGCATCTCTCTGGGGGCAACTATGAAGTTGTTTTCCTGAAAATTGCAGGGGGGAAAAGATGGTACCAAGTGAAGCTTGTACGATCCCTAAGAACGGCATACTTGTCCAAAGGGTGGTCTGAGTTTGCATGTGCTAACCAAATCAAGGTCGGAAATATTTGCGTATTTGAAGTTGTGGAAGAAAACAAATTGGTGGTTCACGTAGTCCAGCAGTAA